In Cyanobium sp. AMD-g, one genomic interval encodes:
- a CDS encoding HDIG domain-containing metalloprotein — translation MRLWLRPIRGLWRQLLRLERPRQALVAWRPGGGLLVLLLCLLVALLSSWPWLVEPSLRPGMAAPFTVRAPADATVIDSTDLEQRRSQMLPRSQVQVVDPQASEALMQRLEQRLLNVREKLADDQPRPDSLNLTEEERRWLTGLTPPRLVAWKVSLRQAQLRMLSQGVVASLSEGQLLQAAVLQLNDLPAPARSLGSRLLASSLQGRTNLRGDSFLSQRRIEDLLTRQGLPTIRVRKNDLITRQGEPISPQAFDVLEHFDLVNHRPRPLAWLARFSEALAACGVMLLVMRRWRASLEPRQALLALAMLVLVQGCKLWLGNQVSPLALLVPPTLLLSQGLGTAAGLAWLAVAAMLWPVPVQGLLAPQLGVAALVAAIAAVLAGRQRNRAQLLQLALLLPVGAVLLQWLLIQMFNLRGLEISPGPFSGSDLLQEALLVTGLLMAGLLLAPLVESFFGLLTRARLMELADLERPLLRRLSLEAPGTFEHTLMICGLAEEGARAIQADVDLIRTGALYHDVGKLHGPQWFIENQENGANPHDELDDPFASAAILQAHVDEGLKLARRYRLPRPLADFIPEHQGRLKMGYFLHQAKERDPAVREEQFRYRGPAPRSRETAILMLADGCEAALRSLPPGTTEAEAQAMVRRLVEARQNDGQLDGSGISRAELELVIRAFVRVWRRMRHRRIPYPISPRKAFSA, via the coding sequence ATGAGATTGTGGCTGCGGCCGATCAGGGGACTCTGGCGCCAGCTGCTGCGGCTCGAGCGTCCCCGCCAGGCCTTGGTGGCCTGGCGTCCAGGGGGCGGTCTGCTGGTGCTGCTGCTCTGCCTCCTGGTGGCCCTGCTGTCCAGTTGGCCCTGGTTGGTCGAGCCGAGTCTGCGCCCGGGCATGGCGGCCCCCTTCACCGTGCGGGCGCCCGCCGACGCCACTGTCATCGACAGCACCGACCTGGAGCAGCGCCGCAGCCAGATGCTGCCCCGCAGCCAGGTGCAGGTGGTCGACCCCCAGGCCAGCGAGGCCTTGATGCAACGGCTGGAGCAACGTCTGCTGAATGTGCGCGAGAAGTTGGCGGACGACCAGCCCCGCCCCGATTCCCTCAATCTCACCGAAGAGGAGCGTCGCTGGCTGACGGGGCTGACGCCCCCCCGGCTGGTGGCCTGGAAGGTCTCCCTGCGCCAGGCCCAACTGCGCATGCTCAGCCAGGGGGTCGTGGCGAGCCTTTCGGAAGGCCAGCTTCTCCAGGCGGCGGTGCTGCAGCTCAACGATCTGCCCGCTCCGGCCCGCAGCCTGGGCAGCCGCCTGCTGGCCAGCAGCCTGCAGGGACGCACCAACCTGCGCGGTGACAGCTTCCTCAGCCAGCGCCGCATTGAAGACCTGCTCACCCGCCAGGGGCTGCCCACGATCCGGGTGCGGAAGAACGACCTGATCACCCGACAGGGCGAACCGATCAGCCCCCAGGCCTTCGATGTGCTGGAGCACTTCGACCTGGTCAACCATCGCCCCCGCCCCCTGGCCTGGCTGGCCCGCTTCAGTGAGGCCCTGGCCGCCTGCGGTGTGATGCTGTTGGTGATGCGCCGCTGGCGGGCCAGCCTCGAACCCCGCCAGGCCCTGCTGGCGCTGGCGATGCTGGTGCTGGTCCAGGGGTGCAAGCTCTGGCTCGGCAACCAGGTCAGTCCCCTGGCCCTGCTGGTTCCCCCCACCTTGCTGCTCTCCCAGGGCCTGGGCACAGCCGCCGGCCTGGCCTGGCTGGCCGTGGCCGCCATGCTCTGGCCGGTGCCGGTGCAGGGTCTGCTGGCGCCCCAGCTGGGGGTGGCGGCCCTGGTGGCGGCGATCGCGGCCGTGCTCGCCGGGCGCCAGCGCAACCGGGCCCAGCTGCTGCAACTGGCCCTGTTGCTGCCGGTCGGCGCCGTGCTGCTCCAGTGGCTGTTGATCCAGATGTTCAACCTGCGCGGCCTGGAAATCTCCCCGGGACCCTTCAGCGGCAGCGACCTGCTCCAGGAGGCCCTGCTGGTGACGGGTCTGCTGATGGCGGGTCTGCTGCTGGCCCCGTTGGTGGAGAGCTTCTTCGGCCTGCTCACCCGCGCCCGGCTGATGGAACTGGCCGATCTGGAACGCCCCCTGCTGCGGCGGCTGTCGCTGGAGGCGCCGGGCACGTTCGAGCACACCCTGATGATCTGCGGACTGGCGGAGGAGGGGGCCCGCGCCATCCAGGCCGATGTGGATCTGATCCGCACCGGTGCCCTGTATCACGATGTCGGCAAGCTGCATGGCCCCCAGTGGTTCATCGAGAACCAGGAGAACGGCGCCAACCCCCACGACGAACTCGACGATCCCTTCGCCAGCGCCGCCATCCTCCAGGCCCATGTCGACGAAGGGCTGAAGCTGGCCCGTCGCTACCGGTTGCCCCGCCCCCTGGCGGATTTCATCCCCGAGCACCAGGGCCGGCTGAAGATGGGCTACTTCCTGCACCAGGCCAAGGAGCGGGACCCTGCGGTGCGGGAGGAGCAGTTCCGCTACCGGGGCCCCGCCCCCCGCAGCCGTGAGACGGCCATCCTGATGCTGGCCGATGGCTGCGAGGCCGCCTTGCGTTCCCTGCCACCGGGCACCACCGAGGCCGAGGCCCAGGCGATGGTGCGGCGCCTTGTCGAAGCCCGTCAGAACGACGGTCAGCTCGACGGCAGCGGCATTTCCCGGGCGGAGCTGGAACTGGTGATCCGGGCCTTCGTGCGGGTCTGGCGACGCATGCGCCATCGGCGCATTCCCTACCCCATCTCCCCCCGCAAGGCCTTCAGCGCCTGA
- the crtE gene encoding geranylgeranyl diphosphate synthase CrtE, with translation MTPAVSTAFDFTAYLEAARWRVEAALDGSLGPERPESLREAMRYSLLAGGKRLRPILTLAACELAGGDADLAMPTAVAMEMIHTMSLIHDDLPAMDNDDLRRGRPTNHKVYGEAKAILAGDALLTRAFEMVALRSPGVQPERLLQVVGELSLASGAPGLVGGQVVDLECEARQVDLDTLEYIHLHKTGALLRACVISGALVAGASEELLTALRTYARGIGLAFQIIDDILDVTASSDVLGKTAGKDLAADKTTYPKLLGLEESRRRAEALVSEAKAVLAPWNTKAAPLLALADYITSRDR, from the coding sequence ATGACCCCGGCGGTGAGCACGGCGTTCGACTTCACCGCCTACCTGGAGGCGGCCCGCTGGCGGGTGGAGGCGGCCCTGGACGGCTCCCTGGGCCCGGAGCGGCCGGAGTCGCTGCGGGAGGCGATGCGCTACTCGCTGCTGGCCGGTGGCAAGCGCCTGCGGCCGATCCTCACCCTGGCGGCCTGTGAGCTGGCCGGCGGTGACGCCGATCTGGCCATGCCCACGGCGGTGGCGATGGAGATGATCCACACCATGTCGCTCATCCATGACGATCTGCCCGCCATGGACAACGACGACCTGCGCCGCGGCCGGCCCACCAACCACAAGGTGTATGGCGAGGCCAAGGCCATCCTGGCCGGCGATGCCCTGCTGACGCGCGCCTTCGAGATGGTGGCGCTGCGCAGCCCGGGGGTTCAGCCTGAACGGCTGCTCCAGGTGGTGGGCGAGCTGTCCCTGGCCTCCGGCGCCCCCGGCCTGGTGGGCGGCCAGGTGGTCGACCTGGAGTGCGAGGCCCGCCAGGTGGATCTCGACACCCTCGAATACATCCACCTCCACAAGACCGGCGCCCTGCTGCGGGCCTGCGTGATCTCCGGCGCCCTGGTCGCCGGGGCCTCCGAGGAGCTGCTGACGGCCCTGCGCACCTACGCCCGCGGCATCGGCCTGGCCTTCCAGATCATCGACGACATCCTCGATGTCACCGCCAGCAGCGACGTGCTGGGCAAGACGGCCGGCAAGGACCTGGCCGCCGACAAGACCACCTACCCCAAACTGCTGGGCCTGGAGGAATCACGCCGGCGCGCGGAAGCCCTGGTGAGCGAGGCCAAGGCGGTGCTGGCCCCCTGGAACACCAAGGCCGCGCCCCTGCTGGCCCTGGCCGACTACATCACCAGTCGCGACCGATGA
- the folD gene encoding bifunctional methylenetetrahydrofolate dehydrogenase/methenyltetrahydrofolate cyclohydrolase FolD produces MATLLDGRRLAAEIERRLSAVISGGLEVAGRAPGLAVLRVGDDPASGVYVANKEKACGRIGISSHGGHLAADTPAEEVLALIRRLNADPTVDGILLQLPLPQGLAEEPLLAAIDPDKDADGLHTLNLGRLLKGERGPRSCTPAGVMALLRSADVPISGAQAVVVGRSILVGKPMALMLEAADATVTVAHSRTHHLAEVTRQADLLVVAAGRPRLISAVHVKPGAVVVDVGIHRLDGKLCGDVDYETVEPLAAAITPVPGGVGPMTVAMLLVNTVVAWCDRHGLGHCLDDLLR; encoded by the coding sequence ATGGCCACCCTTCTCGACGGCCGGCGACTGGCGGCGGAGATCGAACGGCGCCTCAGCGCCGTGATCAGCGGAGGCCTGGAGGTGGCGGGTCGGGCACCCGGGCTGGCGGTGCTGCGGGTCGGCGATGATCCCGCCAGTGGCGTGTACGTCGCCAACAAGGAGAAGGCCTGTGGCCGCATCGGCATCAGCAGCCACGGGGGCCATCTGGCGGCGGACACCCCAGCCGAGGAGGTGCTGGCCCTGATCCGGCGCCTCAACGCAGACCCGACGGTCGACGGCATCCTGCTGCAACTGCCCCTGCCGCAGGGTCTGGCGGAAGAACCGCTGCTGGCGGCGATCGACCCGGACAAGGATGCCGATGGTCTGCACACCCTCAATCTGGGCCGGCTGCTGAAGGGGGAGCGGGGCCCGCGCAGCTGCACGCCGGCTGGGGTGATGGCACTGCTGCGCAGCGCCGATGTGCCGATCTCCGGGGCCCAGGCGGTGGTGGTCGGCCGCAGCATCCTGGTGGGTAAGCCGATGGCCCTGATGCTGGAGGCCGCCGATGCCACGGTCACCGTGGCCCATTCCCGCACCCATCACCTGGCCGAGGTGACCCGCCAGGCCGATCTGCTGGTGGTGGCGGCCGGCCGCCCCCGATTGATCAGCGCGGTGCACGTCAAGCCGGGGGCGGTGGTGGTGGATGTGGGCATCCACCGTCTGGATGGGAAGCTCTGCGGCGATGTGGATTACGAGACGGTCGAGCCCCTGGCGGCCGCCATCACGCCGGTGCCGGGCGGGGTGGGGCCGATGACCGTGGCCATGCTGCTGGTCAACACCGTGGTGGCCTGGTGCGATCGCCACGGGCTGGGGCATTGCCTCGATGATCTGCTCCGCTGA
- a CDS encoding divergent PAP2 family protein: MSEAVGALDALGEILANGVLAWGLAACGVAQLSKLVIELVLHRRWRPAVLVETGGMPSSHSALMTGTAAGLGWELGFADPLFALAAVLCFVVLYDASGVRRAAGLTAQRVNGLPDGLWDTRSNPGETSAEPVLRPLKENLGHTRPEVLVGSLMGPLVALPGLALLGSPLQIAQGAGWLPLG, from the coding sequence ATGAGCGAAGCCGTCGGCGCGCTCGATGCCCTGGGGGAGATCCTGGCCAACGGTGTGCTGGCCTGGGGTCTGGCCGCCTGCGGCGTGGCCCAGCTCTCCAAGCTGGTGATCGAACTGGTGCTGCACCGGCGCTGGCGGCCGGCGGTGCTGGTCGAAACCGGCGGCATGCCGTCGAGCCATTCCGCCCTGATGACCGGTACGGCGGCAGGCCTGGGCTGGGAACTGGGCTTCGCCGATCCCCTGTTCGCCCTGGCGGCCGTGCTCTGCTTCGTCGTCCTGTACGACGCCAGCGGCGTGAGGCGGGCCGCCGGTCTGACGGCCCAGCGGGTGAATGGTCTCCCCGATGGCCTCTGGGACACGCGGTCCAATCCAGGAGAGACCAGCGCCGAACCCGTGCTGCGTCCCCTCAAGGAAAACCTCGGCCACACCCGCCCAGAGGTGCTGGTCGGCAGCCTGATGGGTCCCCTGGTGGCGCTGCCGGGCCTGGCCCTGCTCGGCTCGCCGCTGCAGATCGCCCAGGGCGCCGGCTGGTTGCCGCTGGGGTGA
- a CDS encoding acylphosphatase, protein MSATPHERWRMNVRGLVQGVGYRVGCRQKAIDLGLSGWVRNRSDGSVDLEAEGLPDRLEELRLWCEKGPQGAHVSGVSSGQVAVAGTDWFEIRS, encoded by the coding sequence ATGAGTGCCACGCCCCATGAGCGCTGGCGCATGAACGTGCGGGGGCTGGTGCAGGGGGTGGGCTACCGGGTGGGTTGCCGCCAGAAGGCCATCGACCTCGGCCTCAGCGGCTGGGTGCGCAACCGCTCCGATGGCTCGGTGGATCTGGAGGCCGAGGGGCTGCCGGACCGGCTGGAGGAGCTGCGGCTCTGGTGCGAAAAGGGGCCCCAGGGGGCCCATGTGAGCGGTGTCAGCAGCGGCCAGGTGGCGGTGGCGGGCACCGACTGGTTCGAGATCCGCTCCTGA
- a CDS encoding SemiSWEET family sugar transporter, which translates to MESIAVSALGYGAATLTTLSLFPQAVKTVRSGDTSAISLRMYGLFTLGILAWAAYGLFKADGPVIVANLITLVPATVVLERKLRALLEGRERRGRGPRGKD; encoded by the coding sequence ATGGAGTCCATTGCGGTGAGTGCCCTGGGCTATGGGGCCGCCACGTTGACCACCCTCAGCCTGTTTCCCCAGGCCGTGAAGACCGTGCGAAGTGGCGACACCAGTGCCATCTCGCTGCGGATGTACGGCCTGTTCACCCTGGGAATCCTGGCCTGGGCCGCCTACGGACTGTTCAAGGCCGATGGGCCGGTGATCGTCGCCAACCTGATCACCCTGGTGCCGGCGACGGTGGTGCTGGAACGCAAGCTGCGGGCTCTGCTGGAGGGGCGAGAGCGCCGGGGCCGTGGCCCCCGAGGCAAGGATTGA
- a CDS encoding CrcB family protein, with amino-acid sequence MAPSPTGGSPPNLRREARDLLLVATGAVPGALLRWQLEDLGKGLVGGHAGLVESDLVANMLGTFLIGVIAALPPPRPRLMLLGGIGFCGSLTTFSSWMLQISLALRRGSSDQALAVVLISLLGGLVAVSVGLAVGRRLGRRRLRR; translated from the coding sequence ATGGCCCCATCTCCGACCGGAGGAAGCCCCCCCAACCTGCGCCGCGAAGCGCGGGACCTGCTGCTGGTGGCCACAGGCGCGGTGCCCGGTGCCCTGCTGCGCTGGCAGCTGGAGGACCTGGGCAAGGGCCTGGTGGGGGGCCACGCCGGACTGGTCGAGTCCGATCTGGTGGCCAACATGCTGGGCACGTTTCTGATCGGCGTGATTGCGGCGCTGCCGCCCCCCCGGCCGCGGCTGATGCTGCTGGGGGGCATTGGCTTCTGCGGTTCGCTCACCACCTTCAGCAGCTGGATGCTGCAGATCAGCCTGGCCTTGCGCCGCGGCAGCTCCGACCAAGCCCTGGCCGTGGTGCTGATCAGCCTGCTGGGGGGGCTGGTGGCCGTGAGTGTGGGTCTGGCGGTGGGCCGCAGGCTTGGCCGCAGGCGCCTCAGGCGCTGA
- a CDS encoding CrcB family protein, whose amino-acid sequence MAAPVASDALFVAMGAVPGAWLRFRVVNHFEPMLPRKHWGTFGVNLIACFAIGLLVSLQASCGLGAGRTLLLLGTGFLGSFSTFSTWIAELHDTLQRKQRREAVLLCGGSVLGGVLAVAAGLALGSS is encoded by the coding sequence ATGGCGGCACCCGTGGCCAGCGACGCCCTGTTCGTGGCGATGGGTGCGGTGCCGGGGGCCTGGCTGCGGTTCCGGGTCGTCAACCACTTCGAGCCGATGCTGCCGCGCAAGCACTGGGGCACGTTCGGTGTGAACCTGATCGCCTGCTTCGCCATCGGCCTGCTGGTGAGTCTGCAGGCCAGCTGCGGCCTGGGGGCGGGCCGCACCCTGTTGTTGCTGGGCACGGGGTTCCTGGGCAGCTTCAGCACCTTCTCCACCTGGATCGCCGAACTGCACGACACCCTGCAGCGGAAGCAGCGCCGGGAGGCGGTCCTGCTCTGTGGCGGCTCGGTGCTGGGGGGGGTGCTGGCCGTGGCCGCCGGCCTGGCCCTGGGCAGCTCCTAG
- a CDS encoding peptide ligase PGM1-related protein: protein MVLSFRELQAQLQAPWGREHGEAGAGGPGADFDLLMVPSLTMDPSQLALVTGAHHYEERQLFSLMRLRNPGVQVVYVTSKLLPELVVDAVLELMPGVPTSHARRRLHLFDTDDGSARPLTQKLLERPALLGRIREQLRPGRSFINCYVVTELEKALSERLQVPLLGTDPALGYWGTKAGSRELFNRCGVPHPPGTGLAHSPGDLAEAVADLWDAHPELGSCVIKLNEGFSGEGNARLDFTPLALAGLSRRERVARLGQALEALPMPAAAWKELLVQQGALAEAWLEGGDGLQSPSVQGTIHPGGLVEVLSTHEQILGGPGGQTYLGCCFPAAEPYRVALMQHGRAVGQALATEGALERYGVDFIARRFGETWDLQAIEVNLRQGGTTHPFMALRAITAGSLEPATGRFLSPTGQPLHYRATDNFSDPRLRGLMPLDLIDIVAEAGLHYDPARLQGSVFHLLGCLSEFGKLGMTCIGRDPEQASAVYRSTVAELLAGASARSGTVLP, encoded by the coding sequence GTGGTCTTGAGCTTCCGCGAACTGCAGGCGCAGCTGCAGGCGCCCTGGGGCCGGGAGCATGGCGAGGCGGGGGCCGGCGGGCCCGGGGCGGACTTCGATCTGCTGATGGTGCCGTCGCTGACCATGGATCCCTCCCAGCTGGCCCTGGTGACCGGAGCCCACCACTACGAGGAACGGCAGCTGTTCTCGTTGATGCGGCTCCGCAACCCCGGGGTGCAGGTGGTCTACGTGACCAGCAAGCTGCTGCCGGAGTTGGTGGTGGACGCCGTGCTGGAGCTGATGCCGGGGGTGCCCACCTCCCATGCCCGTCGGCGTCTGCACCTGTTCGACACCGATGATGGCTCCGCCCGGCCCCTCACCCAGAAGCTGCTGGAGCGTCCGGCCCTGCTGGGTCGGATCCGCGAACAACTGCGGCCCGGCCGCAGCTTCATCAACTGCTACGTGGTGACGGAGCTGGAGAAGGCGCTCTCCGAACGGCTGCAGGTCCCCCTGCTGGGCACCGACCCGGCCCTGGGCTACTGGGGCACCAAGGCGGGCAGCCGGGAACTGTTCAACCGCTGCGGTGTCCCCCATCCCCCCGGCACCGGGCTGGCCCACAGCCCCGGGGATCTGGCGGAGGCGGTGGCCGATCTCTGGGACGCCCACCCCGAGCTGGGCAGTTGCGTGATCAAGCTGAACGAGGGCTTCAGCGGCGAAGGCAATGCCCGGCTCGACTTCACCCCCCTGGCGCTGGCCGGGCTCTCCAGGCGGGAGCGGGTCGCCCGGCTCGGCCAGGCCCTGGAGGCGCTGCCGATGCCGGCGGCCGCCTGGAAGGAGCTGCTCGTCCAGCAGGGGGCCCTGGCCGAGGCCTGGCTGGAGGGTGGGGACGGGCTGCAGTCCCCGAGTGTGCAGGGCACGATCCACCCGGGTGGGCTGGTGGAGGTGCTCTCCACCCACGAGCAGATCCTCGGTGGCCCCGGCGGCCAGACGTACCTCGGCTGCTGCTTCCCCGCCGCCGAGCCCTACCGGGTGGCGCTGATGCAGCACGGTCGGGCCGTCGGCCAGGCCCTCGCCACCGAAGGGGCCCTGGAGCGCTACGGCGTCGACTTCATCGCCCGCCGCTTCGGCGAGACATGGGATCTCCAGGCCATTGAGGTCAACCTGCGCCAGGGCGGCACCACCCATCCGTTCATGGCCCTGCGGGCGATCACCGCCGGCAGCCTCGAGCCCGCCACGGGACGCTTCCTCTCCCCCACCGGCCAGCCCCTGCACTACCGCGCCACCGACAACTTCAGCGACCCCCGGCTGCGGGGCCTGATGCCCCTCGACCTGATCGACATCGTCGCTGAGGCGGGCCTGCACTACGACCCTGCCCGCCTGCAGGGCAGCGTCTTCCATCTGCTGGGTTGCCTCTCGGAGTTCGGCAAGCTGGGCATGACCTGCATCGGCCGGGACCCTGAGCAGGCCTCGGCCGTCTACCGCTCCACCGTGGCGGAGCTGCTGGCCGGAGCCAGCGCCCGCAGTGGGACCGTGCTTCCGTAG
- a CDS encoding GAP family protein encodes MPSTSLWRELFGFGLAISFSPLHIGLLLLILVGPSPLRRGSWFVLGWLLTSAAAMALLLSVGHGLLLTMEQGTDQRTGLDLLGAGGLLALGLNGLQGSRQESGPPGWTRRLDGFCALPLPLLLGLSAAVQVSSPDDLFLYAKSAASLLEAGLSRPREVLTTGVFSLFSAILLLLPLVGLALVGQERLRPVLQAGKDWLFANAELIVATICFGLAAYLGWQGIEGLRAG; translated from the coding sequence ATGCCGTCCACCAGCCTCTGGCGTGAACTGTTCGGCTTCGGCCTGGCGATCAGCTTCAGCCCGTTGCACATCGGCCTGCTGCTGCTGATCCTGGTGGGTCCCAGTCCTCTGCGCCGGGGAAGCTGGTTCGTGCTGGGTTGGCTGCTCACCTCCGCGGCGGCCATGGCCCTGCTGCTCAGCGTCGGCCATGGCCTGCTGCTCACCATGGAGCAGGGCACTGATCAGCGCACCGGCCTCGACCTGCTGGGGGCCGGCGGCCTGCTGGCCTTGGGCCTCAATGGCCTGCAGGGCAGCCGCCAGGAGAGTGGCCCCCCCGGCTGGACCCGCCGACTGGACGGCTTCTGCGCCCTGCCGCTGCCGCTGCTTCTCGGCCTCAGCGCCGCTGTGCAGGTGTCCAGCCCGGATGATCTGTTTCTTTATGCCAAGTCCGCCGCCAGCCTGCTGGAGGCGGGCTTGAGTCGGCCCCGGGAGGTGCTCACCACGGGGGTGTTCAGCCTGTTCAGCGCCATCCTGCTGCTGCTGCCCCTGGTGGGGCTGGCCCTGGTGGGCCAGGAGCGCCTGCGGCCCGTGCTGCAGGCGGGCAAGGATTGGCTGTTCGCCAACGCCGAGCTGATCGTGGCGACCATCTGCTTCGGCCTGGCCGCTTACCTCGGCTGGCAGGGCATCGAGGGGTTGCGGGCCGGCTGA
- a CDS encoding ATP-dependent RecD-like DNA helicase, whose translation MSDLSGLSDDQQNAATAFAAWLSTPSDGVPFVLEGYAGTGKTFLSMRFLAQAERAGLCWTVVAPTHKAVGVLRHHLALAGLQPTWYPSTIHRLLRLKLKREGDRERCEETAQTALALENLGLVLVDEASMVDGSLLEITLRCAQAYRTRLVFVGDPAQLPPVGEEQSPVFALGRAQRVALTHVVRHQGPVLRLASGLRQGNLPCRRPPVLAPVRTATGRVSLLGRSDWLAAAQEGLRRSAAADDPDLARILCYTNRSLERLVPIARRALHGAMADQLPVLPGEVLITRTAVMAPACREGDAAAEEPDLLLGSNRELVVRDVRPERCDLADYGVEACLGAAVIDTLTATVEAGEAQLNLRLLPPLGSGSRASLDGVMEGLRQQAREAGKKDGKPFWRRYFLVRDAFASLGPAAVLTVHRSQGSTFGEVFIDEDVFWPRDLQLRQRLVYVAVSRASQAVTLMAGPGDDVEREHWGRWLREVDAGTEPA comes from the coding sequence GTGAGCGATCTCTCCGGCCTGAGCGACGATCAGCAGAACGCCGCTACCGCCTTCGCCGCCTGGCTGTCGACCCCATCCGATGGCGTGCCGTTCGTGCTGGAGGGCTATGCCGGCACCGGCAAGACGTTCCTGTCGATGCGCTTCCTGGCCCAGGCGGAGCGCGCCGGCCTCTGCTGGACGGTGGTCGCCCCCACCCACAAGGCGGTGGGCGTGCTGCGCCATCACCTCGCCCTGGCGGGACTGCAACCCACCTGGTACCCCTCCACCATCCACCGGCTGCTGCGGTTGAAGCTGAAGCGGGAGGGGGATCGGGAACGCTGCGAGGAAACGGCGCAGACCGCTCTGGCGCTCGAGAACCTCGGGCTGGTGCTGGTCGATGAGGCCTCGATGGTTGATGGCAGCCTGCTGGAGATCACCCTTCGCTGCGCCCAGGCCTACCGCACCCGCCTGGTGTTCGTGGGGGATCCGGCCCAGTTGCCGCCGGTGGGGGAGGAGCAGAGTCCGGTGTTCGCCCTGGGCCGGGCCCAGAGGGTGGCCCTGACCCACGTGGTCCGCCACCAGGGACCGGTGCTGCGCCTGGCCAGCGGCCTGCGGCAGGGGAACCTCCCTTGCCGCAGGCCGCCGGTGCTGGCACCGGTGCGGACCGCCACGGGGCGGGTGTCGCTGCTGGGCCGTAGCGACTGGCTGGCGGCCGCCCAGGAGGGCCTGCGCCGCAGCGCCGCTGCCGACGATCCCGACCTGGCCCGGATCCTCTGCTACACCAACCGGTCCCTGGAGCGTCTGGTGCCGATCGCCCGCCGCGCCCTGCACGGCGCCATGGCCGACCAGCTGCCCGTGCTCCCCGGCGAGGTGCTGATCACCCGCACCGCCGTGATGGCGCCGGCCTGCCGCGAAGGGGACGCCGCCGCCGAGGAGCCCGACCTGCTGCTGGGCAGCAACCGGGAGCTGGTGGTGCGCGATGTGCGCCCCGAGCGCTGTGACCTGGCTGACTATGGCGTGGAGGCCTGCCTTGGTGCCGCCGTGATCGACACCCTCACCGCCACCGTCGAGGCGGGGGAGGCCCAGCTGAACCTGCGCTTGCTGCCGCCCCTGGGCAGCGGGTCCCGCGCCAGCCTGGACGGGGTGATGGAGGGGCTGCGGCAGCAGGCCCGCGAGGCGGGCAAGAAGGATGGCAAGCCCTTCTGGCGCCGCTACTTCCTGGTGCGTGACGCCTTCGCCTCCCTCGGACCGGCGGCCGTGCTCACCGTCCACCGCAGCCAGGGCAGCACCTTCGGGGAGGTCTTCATCGATGAGGACGTCTTCTGGCCCCGGGACCTGCAGCTGCGGCAACGGCTGGTGTACGTGGCGGTGAGCCGGGCCAGCCAGGCGGTGACCCTGATGGCGGGGCCAGGGGATGACGTCGAACGGGAGCACTGGGGACGCTGGCTGCGGGAGGTCGACGCCGGCACAGAACCCGCTTGA